One part of the Sphingopyxis sp. PAMC25046 genome encodes these proteins:
- a CDS encoding nuclear transport factor 2 family protein, translating into MYTHNASGSSKRVAKALVATLPKPIADYIEANSRLDVDGMLTPFAADAVIVDNGHRHEGYAEIRTLFEEEVVAVKAIFVPDFVRHEKSKIVVEGSAHGDFKGSPIRFTYDFTLDNDSIKMLEITL; encoded by the coding sequence ATGTACACCCACAACGCATCCGGTTCGAGTAAGCGCGTCGCGAAAGCGCTTGTCGCAACCTTACCCAAGCCCATTGCAGACTATATCGAAGCCAACTCTCGACTCGACGTCGACGGCATGCTGACGCCTTTCGCCGCCGACGCCGTCATCGTGGACAACGGGCACCGTCACGAAGGCTATGCCGAAATCAGGACCTTGTTCGAAGAGGAGGTGGTAGCCGTAAAGGCGATCTTCGTGCCGGATTTCGTGCGCCACGAGAAAAGTAAGATCGTGGTCGAAGGGTCAGCCCATGGTGACTTCAAGGGCAGTCCAATCCGTTTCACCTATGACTTCACGCTCGACAACGATTCCATCAAGATGCTGGAGATCACGCTATGA
- a CDS encoding SDR family oxidoreductase has translation MSIPADPAGFADKRVVVSGGTKGLGRATVERFLAGGARVMTAARCNPEPPSGAEFVRADLTTAAGGESLSAAALAHMGGVDILVHVIGGSSSPGGGFVALTDDHWLTELNLNLLATVRLDRLLVPQMMERGSGAVVHVSSIQSVLPLPESTTAYAAAKAALRTYSKSVSKELGPKGVRVNIVSPGWIMTETSEELLKRLRAANGGTIEEARQLVLDGLGGIPIGRPADPHEVADLIAYLASDRAAAIHGAEFVIDGGTVPTV, from the coding sequence ATGAGCATCCCGGCTGATCCAGCCGGGTTCGCTGACAAGCGCGTAGTTGTCAGCGGCGGCACCAAGGGTTTGGGCCGGGCCACCGTCGAACGCTTCCTGGCGGGTGGCGCGAGGGTGATGACTGCAGCCCGCTGCAACCCTGAACCCCCTAGCGGTGCGGAGTTCGTCCGGGCAGACCTGACGACGGCCGCGGGAGGCGAAAGCCTGTCTGCAGCGGCTCTCGCGCACATGGGCGGCGTCGACATCCTTGTCCATGTGATCGGCGGTTCATCCTCACCCGGCGGCGGCTTTGTCGCGCTGACCGACGATCACTGGCTTACCGAACTCAACCTGAACCTTCTGGCAACCGTTCGCCTTGATCGCCTCTTGGTGCCGCAGATGATGGAGCGGGGGAGCGGGGCCGTGGTGCACGTCTCCTCCATCCAGTCAGTCCTGCCCCTCCCCGAGTCGACGACCGCCTATGCCGCCGCCAAGGCCGCGCTCAGGACATACAGCAAGTCGGTGTCCAAGGAACTCGGGCCGAAGGGCGTGCGGGTCAATATCGTCTCCCCCGGCTGGATCATGACTGAAACGTCCGAGGAGCTGCTGAAGCGGCTGCGGGCCGCCAATGGCGGCACGATCGAGGAGGCGCGGCAACTCGTCCTGGATGGCTTGGGCGGGATCCCGATCGGTCGTCCGGCCGACCCCCATGAAGTCGCCGATCTTATCGCCTATCTGGCTTCGGATCGCGCCGCCGCCATCCACGGCGCCGAGTTCGTCATTGACGGCGGCACCGTTCCGACCGTCTGA
- a CDS encoding HAD-IIB family hydrolase, with translation MKRLIALDLDGTLAESKQPIEPAMGEALADLLGVADVAVISGGDWPQFEKQVATRLPERADLARLWLMPTTGTKLYTFRSGAWQARYAEIFADAEKRHIFEAFDAALLATGFVPQTVWGERIEDRGSQITFSALGQEAPIDAKEKWDPDFAKRKVIQAELRQRLPGLSINMGGATSIDITREGVDKAYGLTKLSGASGVELGAMLFIGDAIFPGGNDYPAKALGLDTISVRNPEETLGIIGIIVACLK, from the coding sequence GTGAAACGGCTGATTGCCCTTGATCTTGATGGAACGCTTGCCGAAAGCAAGCAGCCGATAGAACCCGCAATGGGTGAGGCGCTTGCCGATCTCCTCGGCGTGGCAGATGTCGCGGTGATATCCGGTGGCGACTGGCCGCAATTCGAAAAACAGGTGGCGACACGCCTTCCCGAGCGCGCGGACCTCGCCCGGCTCTGGCTCATGCCGACAACCGGCACCAAGCTCTACACGTTCCGCTCGGGCGCGTGGCAGGCGCGCTATGCCGAAATCTTCGCCGATGCGGAGAAGCGACACATATTCGAAGCCTTCGATGCGGCGCTACTGGCGACCGGGTTCGTTCCCCAAACGGTCTGGGGCGAACGGATCGAGGATCGCGGGAGTCAGATCACCTTTTCGGCCCTGGGTCAGGAAGCGCCGATCGATGCCAAGGAAAAATGGGATCCCGACTTCGCCAAACGCAAGGTGATTCAGGCCGAGCTTCGCCAACGTCTGCCCGGTCTGTCGATCAACATGGGCGGGGCGACTTCGATCGACATTACCCGTGAGGGCGTCGACAAGGCCTATGGCCTGACGAAGCTAAGCGGCGCCAGCGGTGTCGAACTGGGTGCGATGCTCTTTATCGGCGATGCGATCTTTCCGGGCGGCAATGATTATCCGGCGAAGGCGCTGGGCCTCGATACAATCTCCGTACGCAATCCCGAAGAAACGCTTGGAATCATCGGAATCATCGTCGCCTGCCTGAAATGA
- a CDS encoding glycosyltransferase family 4 protein, with amino-acid sequence MYETLDRRSFDEGLEACQTLRPKTSDTVRIALIGGFLPRRCGIATFTADIHASLAVAAPEIAVDVYAMAPAAVPTIFDPVVRGVITEGDAGSFVEAARQIEASCAEIVWLQHEFGLFGGLAGDMILELVDRVSAPLIVTLHTVLAEPDADQRRVMERLIARATKLVVMSERSHDLLRSVYHADDDQIAMIAHGVPDRPFGRASQFKPQFRFAGKQVALTFGLLSPGKGIEAVIEALPAIIEDHPDFLYCIAGATHPNMLALEGEAYRDRLQALAVSLGVDAHVRWINAFMDTDDLLDLIEAADIYVTPYIGAQQSTSGTLAYAMALGKAVISTPYVHAVELLADDHGVLVPFNDSEAIANEIRYLLGDADRLLTLQRRAYDRSRDMIWPVFAERTCSLIAESRVVPKAAPIPEHIGIDGFLRICDDTGILQHSVHMVPDRAHGYCVDDNARALMLMHRLDDDALGKCGQLTPVFAAFVLHAWNPDRGEFRNFMGFARNWLEDVGSEDSCGRTLWALGATGRDARDPGLRQWAHELFERTAASAPEFQSPRAIAFAMLGADFVLAARPAHDLANRILRSGADRLIALYQAAARPDWRWFEPVLAYDNGRLPEAMLRAGVRLERADVTACGIEALRWINDAQVSPYGHYRPVGSDSFGHAYALPRPFDQQPLEIWAAIDAASAAYDVTGDDIWLAHARRAYDWFSGRNDRGVIVGDPLTGSSRDGINPRGLNLNEGAESVLAYQHATYAIRDFIRNAD; translated from the coding sequence GTGTACGAAACGCTTGATCGTAGATCGTTCGATGAAGGTTTGGAGGCGTGCCAAACGCTTCGGCCAAAAACTTCGGATACTGTCCGGATCGCACTGATCGGCGGTTTCCTTCCGCGGCGCTGCGGCATCGCGACCTTCACCGCCGATATCCACGCATCGCTTGCAGTGGCCGCGCCGGAGATCGCCGTCGATGTATATGCGATGGCGCCGGCCGCGGTTCCCACGATATTCGACCCCGTTGTTCGCGGCGTCATAACCGAGGGTGACGCCGGTAGCTTTGTCGAGGCGGCCCGGCAAATCGAGGCGAGCTGTGCCGAGATTGTGTGGCTGCAGCACGAGTTCGGCCTCTTCGGCGGCTTGGCGGGCGATATGATCCTGGAACTGGTAGATCGTGTTTCCGCGCCGCTGATCGTTACGCTTCACACGGTGCTCGCCGAACCGGACGCCGATCAGCGCCGCGTGATGGAGCGCTTGATCGCGCGCGCGACCAAGCTGGTCGTCATGTCCGAGCGCTCGCACGATCTGCTGCGAAGCGTCTATCATGCCGACGACGACCAGATCGCCATGATCGCACATGGCGTCCCCGATCGCCCGTTCGGCCGCGCGTCGCAGTTCAAGCCGCAGTTCCGCTTTGCGGGCAAACAGGTCGCGCTGACCTTCGGTCTTTTGTCGCCGGGCAAGGGGATCGAGGCGGTCATCGAGGCATTGCCCGCGATCATCGAAGATCATCCCGACTTCCTTTACTGCATTGCTGGCGCGACGCATCCCAATATGCTGGCGCTTGAAGGCGAGGCCTATCGCGACCGGCTCCAGGCGCTCGCTGTCTCGCTCGGGGTCGATGCGCATGTCCGCTGGATCAATGCGTTCATGGACACCGACGACCTCCTCGATCTTATCGAGGCGGCGGACATCTATGTGACGCCTTACATCGGGGCGCAGCAATCGACGTCGGGTACGCTCGCCTATGCGATGGCGCTGGGCAAGGCCGTGATCTCCACGCCTTACGTGCATGCGGTCGAGCTCCTCGCCGACGATCATGGCGTGCTCGTTCCCTTCAACGACAGCGAAGCGATCGCGAACGAAATCCGCTATCTGCTCGGCGATGCCGACCGGCTGCTCACGCTGCAGCGTCGCGCCTATGACCGCAGTCGCGACATGATCTGGCCGGTGTTCGCGGAGCGGACCTGTTCGCTGATCGCGGAAAGCCGCGTCGTGCCGAAAGCTGCGCCTATTCCCGAGCATATCGGTATCGATGGGTTCCTGCGCATTTGCGACGACACCGGCATCCTCCAGCACAGCGTTCATATGGTCCCCGATCGCGCGCACGGCTATTGCGTCGATGACAATGCGCGGGCGCTGATGCTGATGCATCGGCTCGACGACGATGCGCTCGGCAAGTGCGGACAACTGACCCCGGTCTTTGCTGCGTTCGTACTGCATGCCTGGAACCCCGACCGCGGCGAGTTTCGCAACTTCATGGGATTCGCACGCAACTGGCTCGAGGATGTGGGGTCCGAAGACAGCTGCGGCCGAACCCTCTGGGCGCTCGGCGCGACGGGGCGTGACGCGCGCGACCCCGGTCTGCGGCAATGGGCGCATGAACTGTTCGAGCGCACCGCGGCATCAGCGCCGGAGTTCCAGTCGCCGCGCGCGATCGCTTTCGCGATGCTCGGCGCCGACTTCGTGCTCGCCGCGCGACCCGCGCATGATCTCGCGAACCGGATATTGCGCAGCGGCGCTGACCGGCTGATCGCGCTATATCAAGCCGCGGCGCGACCGGACTGGCGATGGTTCGAGCCGGTCCTTGCCTATGACAATGGCCGCCTGCCCGAAGCGATGCTGCGTGCAGGCGTGCGACTTGAGCGCGCGGATGTTACCGCGTGCGGGATCGAAGCGCTGCGGTGGATCAACGATGCGCAGGTTTCGCCTTATGGTCACTATCGCCCCGTCGGGTCCGACAGCTTCGGCCATGCCTATGCGCTGCCGCGGCCATTCGATCAGCAGCCGCTCGAGATTTGGGCCGCGATCGATGCCGCTTCGGCCGCCTATGATGTGACCGGCGACGATATCTGGCTGGCGCACGCGCGGCGCGCTTACGACTGGTTCTCCGGGCGTAACGACCGCGGCGTGATCGTTGGCGATCCGCTGACCGGGAGCAGCAGGGATGGCATTAACCCGCGCGGCCTGAACCTCAACGAAGGGGCGGAGTCGGTACTTGCCTATCAGCATGCGACATACGCGATCCGGGATTTTATCCGCAACGCCGACTGA
- a CDS encoding glycoside hydrolase family 130 protein, producing the protein MVHLVQDELRLHADPTRVVVRSFHLAWQASGPDLERVQRLAREIVTLDTRTVRAELSVVLRDFADRHWQIEKVFEDRFEQIEPKLGLEGFTLKREMRLLIGAYFCHEYSYAAAALMNPSVVRHPDQTGLEEGCIRILLSLRAVGEGHISTIAFREGIITCDRELTLLPQPAFATAAMLGPHRDDKPDEVVSLYRQKDSTLSGTVIFPITEAQRNGLEDLRLLEFERDNGKSEWIGTYTAYSGRDIQSELLRTRDFKDFTLSPIKGKAGRNKGMALFPRKIDGQFCMIGRQDGKNLYLLRSDMVDQWEDGELLLEPRFPWELIQIGNCGAPIELDEGWLVLTHGVGAMRKYAIGAVLLDKADPSKVIGRTPNPILSAADEDREGYVPNVVYTCGAIRVGDDIFLPYGVADSSVCFAFVAIKEILAAMA; encoded by the coding sequence ATGGTGCATCTGGTTCAGGATGAATTGCGGCTCCATGCCGACCCGACGCGCGTCGTCGTGCGGTCCTTTCACCTCGCATGGCAAGCATCGGGTCCCGATCTCGAACGCGTGCAGCGGCTGGCTCGCGAAATCGTGACGCTCGACACGCGCACCGTGCGCGCCGAGCTCAGTGTGGTGCTGCGCGATTTCGCCGACCGGCACTGGCAGATCGAGAAGGTGTTTGAGGATCGCTTCGAGCAGATCGAACCCAAACTTGGTCTCGAAGGCTTCACATTGAAGCGCGAGATGCGCCTCTTGATCGGCGCCTATTTCTGTCACGAATATAGTTATGCGGCGGCGGCGCTGATGAACCCCAGCGTCGTTCGTCATCCCGACCAGACCGGGCTGGAGGAAGGCTGCATCCGCATCCTCCTGTCGCTGCGCGCGGTCGGCGAGGGTCATATTTCGACGATCGCCTTTCGCGAGGGAATCATTACCTGCGACCGCGAACTGACGCTGCTGCCGCAGCCCGCCTTCGCTACGGCGGCGATGCTTGGTCCGCACCGCGACGACAAGCCCGACGAGGTCGTTTCGCTCTACCGCCAGAAGGACAGCACCTTGTCGGGAACGGTGATCTTCCCGATTACGGAGGCGCAGCGCAACGGCCTCGAGGATTTGCGGCTGCTCGAGTTCGAGCGCGACAACGGCAAAAGCGAGTGGATCGGGACCTACACGGCCTACAGCGGCCGTGACATCCAGTCTGAATTGTTGAGGACGCGAGATTTCAAGGATTTCACGCTGAGCCCGATCAAGGGAAAGGCGGGACGCAACAAGGGTATGGCGCTGTTTCCGCGCAAGATCGACGGGCAATTCTGCATGATCGGTCGCCAGGATGGCAAGAATCTCTATCTGCTGCGCTCGGACATGGTCGATCAGTGGGAGGACGGCGAATTATTGCTGGAGCCGCGCTTTCCATGGGAACTCATCCAGATCGGCAATTGCGGCGCGCCGATCGAACTCGACGAGGGCTGGCTGGTGCTGACCCATGGCGTCGGCGCGATGCGCAAATATGCGATCGGTGCGGTGCTTCTCGACAAGGCCGATCCGTCGAAGGTCATCGGCCGGACGCCCAATCCGATCCTGTCAGCCGCCGACGAGGACCGCGAAGGCTATGTCCCCAACGTCGTCTATACCTGCGGCGCGATCCGCGTCGGCGACGATATTTTCCTGCCCTACGGGGTGGCCGACAGTTCGGTCTGCTTTGCGTTCGTCGCGATCAAGGAGATTCTGGCCGCCATGGCCTAG
- a CDS encoding catalase, translating into MPKSPPPSPANDQALREHQPGEGQPKIEVSRGNGDELHQNLASGDKSADTAFLTDNFGHRISDNQNSLRAGERGPTLLEDFVLREKIFHFDHERIPERIVHARGSGAHGVFECTKAIPGLTKASIFQKEGATCPVFVRFSTVAGGAGSVDTPRDVRGFAVKLYTDSGNWDLVGNNIPVFFIQDAMKFPDLVHSVKMEADRGYPQAASAHDTFWDFIGLMPEAMHMIMWAMSDRTIPRSLRMIEGFGVHTFRLVNEKGEGKFVKFHWKPVLGVQSTTWDEAVKIAGADPDFHRRDLFEAIDAGDFPAWDLGVQVFDEAFAEKQPYDVLDATKLIPEEDIPVEIVGRMTLNRNVDNFFAETEQVAFLPSNIIPGIDFSNDPLLQGRLFSYLDTQKSRLGTTNFHQIPINAPKCPFHNFQRDGMMQTLVPTGRANYEPNSLAEAGENGGPRASAETGFSTFTANDEQNDPAQKLRIRAELFADHFSQARLFYLSQTENEQAHIASALVFELSKVALDHVRARVVGQLRNIDGDLATRVAAGLAIDLPAKEKAARAPVDLKTSDALSIQKNADDTMEGRKVAILFAEGSDKAAIDKLKGDIESAGGTAFLVAPKVGGIKVKGGTLKADGQLAGSPSVLFDAVASILTEEQAKALSGQGAAVQWFMDAYGHCKTIAHDEATQLLLDKAGVEKDGGVVAIDEFESVGTRRHWAREARVRDLA; encoded by the coding sequence ATGCCGAAATCTCCGCCGCCGTCGCCCGCGAACGACCAGGCCCTTCGCGAACACCAGCCGGGCGAAGGTCAGCCGAAGATCGAGGTGAGCCGCGGCAATGGTGACGAGCTGCACCAGAATCTGGCATCGGGCGACAAATCGGCCGATACGGCGTTCCTGACCGACAATTTCGGCCACCGGATTTCGGACAACCAGAATTCGCTGCGCGCCGGAGAACGCGGGCCGACGCTGCTCGAGGACTTTGTCCTTCGCGAGAAAATCTTCCATTTCGACCATGAGCGTATTCCGGAGCGCATCGTGCACGCCCGCGGGTCGGGCGCGCACGGCGTGTTCGAATGCACCAAGGCGATCCCCGGGCTGACCAAGGCGTCGATCTTCCAGAAGGAAGGCGCGACCTGTCCGGTCTTCGTCCGCTTCTCGACCGTCGCGGGCGGCGCGGGCTCGGTCGACACCCCGCGCGACGTGCGCGGCTTCGCGGTGAAGCTCTACACCGACAGCGGCAACTGGGACCTCGTCGGCAACAATATTCCGGTCTTCTTCATCCAGGATGCGATGAAATTCCCCGACCTCGTCCACAGCGTCAAGATGGAGGCCGATCGCGGCTATCCGCAGGCGGCGAGTGCACACGATACCTTCTGGGACTTCATCGGGCTGATGCCCGAGGCGATGCACATGATCATGTGGGCGATGTCCGACCGCACGATCCCGCGCAGCCTGCGCATGATCGAGGGCTTCGGCGTCCACACCTTCCGGCTCGTCAATGAGAAGGGCGAGGGCAAGTTCGTCAAATTCCATTGGAAGCCGGTGCTCGGCGTCCAGTCGACGACATGGGACGAGGCGGTCAAGATCGCCGGCGCCGATCCCGATTTCCACCGCCGCGACCTGTTCGAGGCGATCGATGCGGGCGATTTCCCGGCGTGGGACCTCGGCGTGCAGGTGTTCGACGAAGCCTTCGCCGAGAAGCAGCCTTATGACGTGCTCGACGCGACCAAGCTGATCCCAGAGGAGGATATCCCCGTCGAGATCGTCGGCCGCATGACGCTCAACCGCAATGTCGACAATTTCTTCGCCGAGACCGAGCAGGTCGCCTTCCTGCCGTCGAACATCATTCCAGGGATCGATTTCAGCAACGACCCACTCTTGCAGGGCAGGCTCTTCTCTTATCTCGACACGCAGAAATCGCGGCTCGGCACGACCAATTTCCACCAGATCCCGATCAACGCGCCCAAATGCCCGTTCCACAATTTCCAGCGGGACGGGATGATGCAGACGCTCGTGCCGACCGGGCGTGCCAACTACGAGCCCAACAGCCTTGCCGAAGCCGGAGAGAATGGCGGCCCACGCGCGAGCGCCGAAACGGGCTTCTCGACGTTCACGGCCAATGACGAGCAGAACGACCCTGCGCAGAAGCTGCGTATTCGCGCCGAACTCTTCGCCGATCATTTCAGCCAGGCGCGACTTTTCTATCTGTCGCAGACCGAGAATGAGCAGGCGCATATCGCCTCGGCGCTGGTGTTCGAATTGTCGAAGGTCGCGCTCGATCATGTTCGCGCCCGCGTCGTCGGCCAGCTTCGCAACATCGATGGGGATCTCGCGACGCGTGTCGCCGCGGGACTTGCGATCGATCTGCCAGCGAAGGAAAAGGCCGCGCGCGCGCCGGTCGATCTCAAAACGTCCGACGCGCTGTCGATCCAGAAGAATGCCGATGATACGATGGAGGGCCGCAAGGTCGCGATACTGTTTGCCGAAGGATCGGACAAGGCGGCGATCGACAAGCTGAAGGGCGACATCGAAAGCGCCGGCGGCACCGCCTTCCTCGTCGCGCCGAAGGTCGGCGGGATCAAGGTCAAGGGCGGCACGCTCAAGGCCGACGGCCAGCTCGCGGGCTCGCCCTCGGTGCTGTTCGACGCCGTGGCTTCGATCCTGACCGAAGAACAGGCCAAGGCGCTGTCGGGGCAGGGCGCGGCGGTCCAGTGGTTCATGGACGCCTATGGCCATTGCAAGACGATCGCGCATGACGAGGCGACGCAATTGCTGCTCGACAAGGCAGGGGTCGAAAAGGACGGCGGGGTCGTTGCGATCGACGAGTTCGAAAGCGTCGGCACCCGGCGCCATTGGGCCCGCGAAGCCAGGGTGCGCGATCTTGCCTGA
- a CDS encoding FAD-binding oxidoreductase, with translation MVSRASATHHRDLRTGQSIWSARRRPAIAARPLTRDIACDVVVVGAGVSGALIAETLSEAGLNIVIVDRRGPAEGSTAASTAMLQYELDIPLTLMAERIGREKAERIWRRSRQSVDALRERTERLGLAVDGATRASIYLDGNVLDAEGLAREADARRRAGFEVELLKPAAVLDRYGIKGRHALLGFGNYSADPRRLTAGYLNVALTRGARLYSPVDICDIAPTGEGVTLVSARGPSIRARHVVMATGYEMMKGIPRKGNKIISSWSIATRPQPRAIWPTAAMIWEAADPYLYIRTTPRGEIICGGEDEEIGDAALRDAKLPDKAATLSRKLAALLPGVDAEPAYSWAGSFGDSPVGTPTIGRIPGMPNCYAAMGYGGNGITFSMMAAQVLRGLICGYGDPDADLVSFHRSF, from the coding sequence ATGGTGAGCCGCGCATCGGCGACCCATCATCGCGATCTCCGGACCGGCCAGTCGATCTGGTCGGCACGGCGTCGTCCCGCGATCGCTGCGCGGCCGCTGACAAGGGATATCGCGTGCGACGTGGTCGTCGTCGGGGCTGGCGTGTCGGGCGCGCTGATCGCGGAGACGTTGTCGGAAGCGGGGCTCAACATCGTGATCGTCGATCGCCGGGGTCCCGCCGAAGGATCGACCGCCGCGTCGACCGCCATGCTGCAATATGAGCTCGATATCCCGCTGACCTTGATGGCCGAGCGGATCGGGCGCGAAAAGGCCGAACGCATCTGGCGGCGATCGCGCCAGTCGGTCGATGCACTACGCGAACGGACCGAGCGGCTGGGCCTCGCCGTCGATGGGGCGACGCGCGCCTCGATCTATCTCGACGGCAACGTCCTCGACGCCGAAGGTCTTGCGCGTGAAGCCGACGCCCGGCGGCGCGCGGGGTTCGAGGTCGAGCTGCTCAAACCTGCCGCGGTGCTGGATCGCTACGGGATCAAGGGACGCCACGCGCTGCTAGGCTTTGGCAATTATTCCGCGGATCCGCGCCGCCTGACGGCAGGCTATCTGAACGTCGCGCTGACACGGGGCGCCCGGCTCTACTCGCCCGTCGATATCTGCGACATCGCGCCGACGGGCGAAGGTGTAACATTGGTCTCGGCGCGCGGGCCAAGCATTCGCGCGCGCCATGTCGTCATGGCAACGGGTTATGAGATGATGAAGGGGATTCCGCGCAAGGGGAACAAGATCATCTCGAGCTGGTCGATCGCCACGCGTCCACAACCCCGCGCCATCTGGCCGACCGCCGCGATGATATGGGAAGCCGCCGATCCCTACCTCTACATCCGGACCACCCCGCGCGGAGAAATCATCTGCGGCGGCGAGGATGAGGAAATCGGTGACGCGGCTCTCCGCGATGCGAAGCTCCCCGACAAGGCAGCGACGCTATCGCGAAAGCTTGCTGCCCTGTTACCGGGAGTGGATGCGGAACCGGCTTATAGCTGGGCCGGCAGTTTCGGCGACAGCCCGGTCGGTACCCCGACTATCGGTCGGATTCCGGGTATGCCGAACTGCTATGCCGCGATGGGCTATGGCGGCAATGGCATCACCTTCTCGATGATGGCCGCGCAGGTGCTGCGCGGCCTGATTTGCGGCTATGGCGATCCCGACGCCGATCTGGTCAGCTTCCACCGCAGTTTTTGA
- a CDS encoding glutathione S-transferase: MHAPPILYSFRRCPYAMRGRMALIASGVAYEHREILLRDKPAAMLAASPKGTVPVLVLANGQVIDESIDIMRWALDQNDPEGWMTAAEPCLVADYDGAFKYHLDRYKYAVRYGEDPLMHRAAGLTMLCRLDAQLAGRDYLSGSARGFGDIAIFPFVRQFAGVDPAWFEAQAPQKLQGWLERLISSDLFERAMIRRTLWTADET, encoded by the coding sequence ATGCACGCACCGCCGATCCTCTACAGCTTTCGCCGCTGTCCTTATGCGATGCGTGGGCGTATGGCGCTGATCGCGAGCGGCGTTGCCTATGAACATCGAGAAATATTGCTGCGCGACAAGCCGGCTGCGATGCTGGCCGCCTCCCCCAAGGGCACCGTGCCGGTGCTCGTCTTGGCGAACGGCCAGGTGATCGACGAGAGCATCGATATCATGCGCTGGGCATTGGATCAGAACGATCCCGAAGGGTGGATGACGGCTGCCGAGCCGTGCCTGGTCGCGGACTATGACGGCGCTTTCAAATATCATCTCGACCGCTACAAATATGCAGTGCGCTATGGTGAGGATCCGCTGATGCATCGCGCCGCCGGTCTGACCATGCTCTGTCGGCTCGACGCGCAGCTCGCCGGCCGGGATTATCTCAGCGGCAGTGCGCGAGGGTTTGGTGACATCGCGATCTTTCCCTTCGTGCGCCAGTTTGCGGGCGTTGATCCGGCATGGTTCGAAGCGCAGGCGCCGCAGAAGCTGCAGGGCTGGCTGGAGAGATTGATCTCGTCGGACCTGTTCGAACGCGCGATGATCCGGCGGACGCTTTGGACGGCGGACGAAACCTGA
- a CDS encoding dienelactone hydrolase family protein translates to MSKIVNGASLKPRSGEPPKKIVLLLHGFGSSGTDMIALAPAWQEALPDTLFLAPHAPQRCGIMGRGYQWWGLSGFAPSALAAGAASAAPAIDAFLDRKLAQYGLSEADVAIVGFSQGTMMGLHVALRRPRAVAAVVGYSGMLAGTLGLNHGEFPKPPVLLVHGTADPVVPIAALHMSESELKRLGVEVTTHVSHGVAHTVDPVGLRLGRDFVAEAFAG, encoded by the coding sequence TTGTCCAAGATCGTGAACGGAGCCAGCCTCAAGCCGCGCTCCGGAGAGCCGCCCAAGAAAATCGTCCTGCTACTGCACGGCTTCGGGTCGAGCGGAACAGACATGATCGCGCTCGCGCCAGCGTGGCAGGAGGCGCTTCCGGACACGCTGTTTCTGGCCCCGCACGCGCCGCAGCGCTGCGGCATCATGGGGAGGGGCTATCAATGGTGGGGGCTTTCCGGCTTTGCGCCGTCCGCGCTCGCCGCCGGCGCCGCCTCGGCCGCGCCGGCGATCGACGCCTTTCTTGACCGCAAGCTCGCACAATATGGTCTGAGCGAGGCTGACGTGGCCATCGTCGGCTTCAGTCAGGGGACGATGATGGGACTGCATGTCGCGCTTCGGCGACCGCGGGCGGTGGCTGCCGTCGTTGGCTATTCCGGCATGTTGGCGGGGACGCTGGGGCTGAATCACGGAGAGTTTCCGAAGCCGCCCGTGCTCCTGGTGCACGGCACGGCCGATCCGGTTGTCCCGATCGCCGCACTACACATGTCGGAGAGTGAGCTCAAACGCCTCGGCGTCGAGGTCACGACGCACGTCTCCCACGGCGTGGCGCACACCGTGGATCCCGTCGGACTTCGCCTCGGCCGAGATTTCGTGGCGGAAGCCTTCGCCGGCTAG